The following are encoded together in the Chiloscyllium plagiosum isolate BGI_BamShark_2017 chromosome 1, ASM401019v2, whole genome shotgun sequence genome:
- the isl1a gene encoding insulin gene enhancer protein isl-1 isoform X2, protein MGDMGDPPKKKRLISLCVGCGNQIHDQYILRVSPDLEWHAACLKCAECNQYLDETCTCFVRDGKTYCKRDYIRLYGTKCAKCNIGFSKNDFVMRARSKVYHIDCFRCVACSRQLIPGDEFALREDGLFCRADHDVVERASVGPDPLSPMHGNRPLQMAEPISARQPALRPHVHKQPEKTTRVRTVLNEKQLHTLRTCYAANPRPDALMKEQLVEMTGLSPRVIRVWFQNKRCKDKKKSILMKQLQQQQPNDKTNIQGMTGTPMVAASPERHDSSLQANPVEVQSYQPPWKVLSDFALQSDIEQPAFQQLVNFSEGGPGSNSTGSEVASMSSQLPDTPNSMVASPIEA, encoded by the exons ATGGGAGACATGGGAGATCCACCCAAAA AAAAACGCCTTATTTCACTGTGTGTCGGCTGTGGGAATCAGATTCATGACCAGTATATTCTTCGAGTTTCTCCGGATCTGGAATGGCATGCGGCTTGTCTGAAATGTGCAGAGTGTAATCAGTATTTGGACGAAACGTGTACCTGCTTCGTTAGGGATGGAAAAACGTACTGCAAGAGAGACTATATTCG ATTATACGGAACTAAGTGTGCAAAGTGTAATATAGGATTCAGTAAGAATGACTTTGTGATGAGAGCTCGCAGTAAGGTGTATCACATCGACTGTTTCCGCTGTGTGGCGTGCAGTCGTCAGCTCATCCCCGGTGATGAATTCGCATTGCGGGAAGACGGACTCTTCTGCCGGGCTGATCACGATGTTGTAGAGCGAGCCTCAGTCGGCCCAGATCCCCTCAGTCCTATGCACGGCAACAGACCCCTACAGATGGCGG AGCCCATTTCTGCCCGACAACCCGCGTTGAGGCCGCACGTTCACAAACAACCCGAGAAGACGACTCGGGTGCGGACAGTTCTGAACGAGAAGCAGCTCCATACGTTACGGACTTGTTATGCAGCCAACCCCAGGCCCGATGCGCTCATGAAGGAGCAGCTGGTAGAAATGACAGGCTTGAGCCCCCGTGTCATTAGAGTCTGGTTTCAAAACAAGCGTTGCAAGGACAAGAAAAAGAGCATCCTCATGAAACAACTGCAACAGCAACAGCCCAACGACAAAACA AATATCCAGGGGATGACCGGGACCCCAATGGTGGCTGCCAGTCCTGAGAGACATGACAGCAGTTTGCAAGCCAATCCAGTGGAGGTGCAGAGTTACCAGCCACCTTGGAAAGTTTTGAGTGACTTCGCTTTGCAGAGTGATATAGAACAGCCTGCATTTCAGCAACTG GTTAATTTTTCAGAGGGAGGGCCAGGTTCTAACTCCACTGGAAGTGAAGTAGCGtccatgtcctcccaactccctGACACACCAAACAGCATGGTAGCAAGTCCTATAGAGGCATGA
- the isl1a gene encoding insulin gene enhancer protein isl-1 isoform X1, producing the protein MGDMGDPPKKKRLISLCVGCGNQIHDQYILRVSPDLEWHAACLKCAECNQYLDETCTCFVRDGKTYCKRDYIRLYGTKCAKCNIGFSKNDFVMRARSKVYHIDCFRCVACSRQLIPGDEFALREDGLFCRADHDVVERASVGPDPLSPMHGNRPLQMAAEPISARQPALRPHVHKQPEKTTRVRTVLNEKQLHTLRTCYAANPRPDALMKEQLVEMTGLSPRVIRVWFQNKRCKDKKKSILMKQLQQQQPNDKTNIQGMTGTPMVAASPERHDSSLQANPVEVQSYQPPWKVLSDFALQSDIEQPAFQQLVNFSEGGPGSNSTGSEVASMSSQLPDTPNSMVASPIEA; encoded by the exons ATGGGAGACATGGGAGATCCACCCAAAA AAAAACGCCTTATTTCACTGTGTGTCGGCTGTGGGAATCAGATTCATGACCAGTATATTCTTCGAGTTTCTCCGGATCTGGAATGGCATGCGGCTTGTCTGAAATGTGCAGAGTGTAATCAGTATTTGGACGAAACGTGTACCTGCTTCGTTAGGGATGGAAAAACGTACTGCAAGAGAGACTATATTCG ATTATACGGAACTAAGTGTGCAAAGTGTAATATAGGATTCAGTAAGAATGACTTTGTGATGAGAGCTCGCAGTAAGGTGTATCACATCGACTGTTTCCGCTGTGTGGCGTGCAGTCGTCAGCTCATCCCCGGTGATGAATTCGCATTGCGGGAAGACGGACTCTTCTGCCGGGCTGATCACGATGTTGTAGAGCGAGCCTCAGTCGGCCCAGATCCCCTCAGTCCTATGCACGGCAACAGACCCCTACAGATGGCGG CAGAGCCCATTTCTGCCCGACAACCCGCGTTGAGGCCGCACGTTCACAAACAACCCGAGAAGACGACTCGGGTGCGGACAGTTCTGAACGAGAAGCAGCTCCATACGTTACGGACTTGTTATGCAGCCAACCCCAGGCCCGATGCGCTCATGAAGGAGCAGCTGGTAGAAATGACAGGCTTGAGCCCCCGTGTCATTAGAGTCTGGTTTCAAAACAAGCGTTGCAAGGACAAGAAAAAGAGCATCCTCATGAAACAACTGCAACAGCAACAGCCCAACGACAAAACA AATATCCAGGGGATGACCGGGACCCCAATGGTGGCTGCCAGTCCTGAGAGACATGACAGCAGTTTGCAAGCCAATCCAGTGGAGGTGCAGAGTTACCAGCCACCTTGGAAAGTTTTGAGTGACTTCGCTTTGCAGAGTGATATAGAACAGCCTGCATTTCAGCAACTG GTTAATTTTTCAGAGGGAGGGCCAGGTTCTAACTCCACTGGAAGTGAAGTAGCGtccatgtcctcccaactccctGACACACCAAACAGCATGGTAGCAAGTCCTATAGAGGCATGA